TTCATTTCTATTTCCTTCAATTGATTTGAGAAGTTGCTTTTTATCTTTTTCAAGCTGGGTAAGAGTAGCCAATTCTTTTTCCAGATTGATTTTTTGATTGTTTAATTTTTCAATCTGCTCATCAGCTGCTAAAAATTTATTATATCCCTCTTTTTTAGTTGCTAAAAGTTCTTCCTGTGTTGCAATTGAATCCAAATCTTTTTCAATTTTTTGTTTATCAAGCTCTAACTGTTGAATGCTTGTAACAGACTTTTCAAAGTCAAGATACAGGGGCAATTTCTTAACAAATTTTTCCAATCTTGCAATTTGCTCTTCAGCTTTTTTTATTTCATCCAAATTATCTTGAAGTGTTCTTTTATCATTTTCAAGAGACTCCAATCTTTTTTTCTCAGCATCCAAATTGTTATTGAAGTTATCAAAGATTTCCTTTTCCCTTTCCATATTGGTTTTTTCATTTTGCTTTTCAGCTTTCATCTCTTTGACTTCTTCAATTTGTTTTTCTAAATCAAGTCCTTTTTCTTTAAGACTGCCTAACAATGCTTTTTTATGATCATATTCCTCTTTTAATTCTTCAGATGAAAATAACTTACCTTTAAGTTCTGACTGGGTTTTTTCATAGTTGCTGATAATTGGCTGCAAGTTTTTCCATGCTTTTTCAAGGGAATCCAAACCTAATAATTTTCCGATTAACTGCTTTTTCTCAGATGAGGTTTTATCAACTAGTTCTGCAATTTCCCCCTGTCTTATGTATATTGCATTTAAAAACAAATCAGAATCAATATCCAAAATAGATTGGATTTCATTAGCTACCTCTTTATCTCCAGCACATGATGGGATAAATTGGCCTTTAGAAGTAGTTTTTTTAAGAAGTGTTGATTTCAAACCTGATTTGGTTTTTTCACGATGAATTTTATATTCTTTACCATTGGAAACAAATTCCAAATCAACATACATATTTTCATCACTGCCATTTCTTACCAGATCATCAATTTTTTTAGCAGTATGCTGTTTAAATAATGCGAAACTAATAGCTTCTAAAATAGTAGATTTTCCAGCACCATTTTCCCCTACAATAACTGTAATCCCATCACCAAACTTAATAACTTCATGACCATAGGATTTGAAATTGTTTAATGTTAATTTTGTAAAAATCATTGAATAGCCCCACTAAATCTTACCTGACCGTCTTCAGCTTTGTTTTCAGTTATTTCCTCACCGGAATCATCACGTATAATATTGTATTTTTCATTGAAAAACTGCCTAATCAAGTCCTCAGATTCCTCTGTTTTATTTTTTGAAAGCAAATCATATAATTCAACAGCTAAATTATTAACGTCTTCACTGTCATATTCCTTTAATTCATCGATTAAAAGCTCTTTAGGACGTAAAGCATTTTCATCATTAATTATGGCATCAACATCCACTTCCCTATCAAGTACATTGAATGTAGGTCTAATCATTAATGCCAAATCACCAAGTTCCCTATTAATGAATTCATAGATTTCACCTAGGTTTGAATCTATATTGTTAATTTTAAGATTTAAAATAGGCCGTTTATCAAAATCTTTTATTGTATTTTTAATGGAATCTATTTCAGCGCCTAAATTTCTATAATCAATTGTTTTTACAATAAATTCACGGGGAATATCCATAGCAACTCTTTTAACATTCATTTTCGGTCCGTCTAAATCAACTACAATAAAACCTTTACCATTCTTTTTAAGGTCTATTAACTCACTAACATTCCAGGTTTCAGTTGAACCTGGATAAACGAGTTTTCCATTACCAAAATCATCACAGATATAATTATGAATGTGGCCTAATGCATAATAATCAAAATTATCGGGAATATCACCAATTTCCAATTCATACTGTAGATTAAAATATTTGTCAATTCCCTGATGTAAAACAAGAATAGATTTTTCGTGATTTTCTGCTTTTTTAGATAATTCATCTAATTTGCTTTTAAGATTTTTGTTTTGGGAAGCAGGATAAAAAGGCAGTCCTGCAATAAAAACATCATCATGCATATAATTTGTATTAATAGGGCTTATTAACTTTAAACCAAATTTTTTAAATAAAACTTGAGGAGGTATAGCTCCGTTACGGTTTACAATATCATGATTTCCTGCAATTGCATACATTGGTATTCCTGCACCTTTCAGTTTAAGCAAACCTTTTTGAAAAGCTAAAAGAGCACTTGGTGACGGTCTTGCTGAATCAAATAAATCTCCACTATGTATTACAAAATCGACCTTTTCTTCGATTATTTTATCTATAATTTTATCAAATACTTCATAAAAGTCTTTTTCCCGTTCAAGCAATCCGAACTGTCTATAACCTAAATGAGTATCTGCCAAATGTGCAAATTTCATTATATTACCTTTTAAAATTTTTATATAACCAATAAACACTCTAAAATTAAAGCATTTAACAATTAATTATATAGTTAATAATATATTTAATACTATGGTAGCATTAGAAAAGTAATATGGAAAAAGGAATCAATAGTCATAACCTAAATTAAAACTGTCTTCTTCCTGTTTTTTGATTTCTTCAGCTTCATCTTCTTTAAAATTAGCTAATATAGACACAACATCCAAGTCTCCACCATGTCTGCGGCCTTTAAATTCATCAATTTTAACCAGTGTTGGAACATTTGTCATAAGTCCTGTTAAAATAGCTTCACCGACATTTAGAGAAGGTAACTGCTTTACCAAATCTCCAGACAGGCTTTCACTAGCTGACTGTACATGTCTTTGGTCTTCAGGTTCCACCAATCTTAAAATAATCATGTTATTCATCTGGGACAATGCGTCATGGTCCACTGTCTTTGGAGATTGACTTACCAAACATAACCCTAAACCAAATTTACGTCCTTCCCTGGCTACTCTTTGAATCCAGAATTTAGAGTTTGAATCCCTTTTGTTAGGAGCTAAAATATGTGCTTCTTCAAGAATATAAAATACCGGAAAATCAAGTGTTTTATTGCTTGTCTTATGAACTGCGTTTTTCCTATACTGAAGGGAATTTCTCATAATGTGACTTACAAGAACTTCAGCAATTGATTCATCAGCCTGACTTAAATCCAAAACATTAGCTTTGCCTATCTGAATAGTTCCTAAAATATTACCCTTATTTATATTGAAAAGATTATCATATTTTTCCCTTAAATCTTCAACCTTATTCATAACATCCATAATTTTATTTTTCTCGTTGGAGCTGCGTGTTTCATCATTGTACCATCCTTCTAAAATTACAAATATAATTTCTAAAAAGTCTCTGGAGCTAGATCCGCCACTGCTTATAACCTCACGGGCTTCCTTAAATGCTTTTCTGAAGTATCTTTCCTGAATGTGGGCTGAACCTTTAATATTAGCTAAATTTTTAATTTCTGAAAAGGACATATATATTGGATTTATTACAGGTTCAATAACGTTTACTTCACCATTTGTAAATGTGGCATCCACATATTCCCCATGCATATCAAAAACAAAAACAGGAGCATTATATTTTAATAATCCGTCAATTAAAACAGATACTGTATTTGATTTACCTGCTCCAGTCATAGCTAAAATAGCTAAATGCCTGTTCATAATAGAGTTTACATCAACATTAACTTCAACATCACTCTGGTTAACTAATGTTCCTAATTTAAGGGGATTTTTTAAATTAAAGACTTTTTTTAGAATTTCATCATCGGCTTTTGTTATAGGTGTTCCAGGAGGTGCTGGGATTCTTGGCAGCTTTAAATTATCCTCTACATCACCAAGTAAACGAACTTTTCCTTTAACATACAAATCATTTCCGCTGACCTGAGTTA
This genomic stretch from Methanobrevibacter smithii ATCC 35061 harbors:
- a CDS encoding helicase HerA-like domain-containing protein — encoded protein: MIIGRCIGEISLLEVDFISNSMPQVGEYVSIRYDGKNVLGMIENLVRGNVALNSEIYDVDDIETITQVSGNDLYVKGKVRLLGDVEDNLKLPRIPAPPGTPITKADDEILKKVFNLKNPLKLGTLVNQSDVEVNVDVNSIMNRHLAILAMTGAGKSNTVSVLIDGLLKYNAPVFVFDMHGEYVDATFTNGEVNVIEPVINPIYMSFSEIKNLANIKGSAHIQERYFRKAFKEAREVISSGGSSSRDFLEIIFVILEGWYNDETRSSNEKNKIMDVMNKVEDLREKYDNLFNINKGNILGTIQIGKANVLDLSQADESIAEVLVSHIMRNSLQYRKNAVHKTSNKTLDFPVFYILEEAHILAPNKRDSNSKFWIQRVAREGRKFGLGLCLVSQSPKTVDHDALSQMNNMIILRLVEPEDQRHVQSASESLSGDLVKQLPSLNVGEAILTGLMTNVPTLVKIDEFKGRRHGGDLDVVSILANFKEDEAEEIKKQEEDSFNLGYDY
- a CDS encoding metallophosphoesterase family protein; translated protein: MKFAHLADTHLGYRQFGLLEREKDFYEVFDKIIDKIIEEKVDFVIHSGDLFDSARPSPSALLAFQKGLLKLKGAGIPMYAIAGNHDIVNRNGAIPPQVLFKKFGLKLISPINTNYMHDDVFIAGLPFYPASQNKNLKSKLDELSKKAENHEKSILVLHQGIDKYFNLQYELEIGDIPDNFDYYALGHIHNYICDDFGNGKLVYPGSTETWNVSELIDLKKNGKGFIVVDLDGPKMNVKRVAMDIPREFIVKTIDYRNLGAEIDSIKNTIKDFDKRPILNLKINNIDSNLGEIYEFINRELGDLALMIRPTFNVLDREVDVDAIINDENALRPKELLIDELKEYDSEDVNNLAVELYDLLSKNKTEESEDLIRQFFNEKYNIIRDDSGEEITENKAEDGQVRFSGAIQ